One part of the Streptomyces lienomycini genome encodes these proteins:
- a CDS encoding transglycosylase domain-containing protein, with product MSEHRRKPPQPQGGGRAAARRGQSGSSSGRRAAPRGATGSPSGSYGPEDEEREYGSRAEARRAAQRSGGGRRRAAEPGRGGRRGAPGGSTGPGRGRAAAPGKKRLIDYPRHDKDGWYRWVPSWRLVSGLCIAFFGCLVGAAGLAYAMVSVPVIDESATAQNNVYYWSDNSRMVATGGDRNRQSVNLSQIPKAMRNAVISQENKTFYSDSGIDPKGIARAVFNMAKGGDTQGGSTITQQYVKNAMLNDQSQTVSRKVKEIFVSIKVGAEEPKDKILEGYLNSAYYGRGAYGIQAAARAYFNVDAVDLNPGQCAFLSAVLKGATYYDPAGSISIDPSATPDANKKRAHSQMQDTLDKMVEYGHLSQQERAKYPELPKVKNPQSNAQLGGQIGYLVRLAKSSVVRSGVVSEQQLEKGGYSIYTTFDKKKVDELEKAVQKVYKERIDPKKRPDTDTHVQFGGASIDTATGAIKAIYGGEDATKHFTNNADVTGAQVGSTFKPFVLAAAMKWGVRDPDLGEVQAQDERTVVSPKSLYSGKNNLKINNYDGSIWENEKGEQWRQENDGKKNATAGSPPDFKIDLREAMRESINSAFVQLGMDVGLDKVKESAIDAGLLEDSLAGSGYPSFSIGVSDPSAIRMAGAYATFADSGKQREPYSVTKVSNKDGTIYTHKVEEKQAFTAKVADNVTDVLKTVVDKGTGTNAQLPGREVAGKTGTTDGNKSAWFVGYTPQLSTAISMYRYPDDETIKDRKFLEMYGTGDETKIHGASFPSTIWQDYMSEAVKGLKVEKFPKPEPIGEVLNDAPSPTPTPSPSPSASETEESSPSPSPSPSETETSPSPPAPTQTCGVIDWNCDDGNDGGNGPGGNGPGGSDGSESPSPSASETEEGGNNGNSRGNTIWGANG from the coding sequence ATGAGCGAGCACCGTCGCAAACCGCCGCAGCCGCAGGGAGGCGGACGTGCCGCGGCCCGACGCGGCCAGTCCGGCTCGTCCTCCGGCCGCCGTGCGGCACCGCGAGGCGCCACAGGGTCTCCGTCCGGCTCGTACGGTCCTGAGGACGAGGAGCGTGAGTACGGCAGCCGTGCCGAGGCCCGGCGCGCGGCACAGCGGAGCGGAGGCGGCCGTCGCAGAGCGGCCGAGCCGGGCCGTGGCGGCCGGCGGGGAGCCCCCGGCGGTTCGACCGGGCCCGGGCGGGGACGCGCCGCCGCGCCCGGCAAGAAGCGGTTGATCGACTACCCGCGCCACGACAAGGACGGCTGGTACCGCTGGGTGCCTTCCTGGAGACTCGTCTCCGGACTGTGCATCGCGTTCTTCGGTTGCCTCGTCGGTGCCGCTGGACTCGCCTACGCCATGGTGAGCGTCCCGGTCATCGACGAGAGCGCGACGGCGCAGAACAACGTCTACTACTGGTCCGACAACAGCCGGATGGTGGCCACGGGCGGTGACCGCAACCGTCAGAGCGTCAATCTCTCGCAGATCCCCAAGGCGATGCGCAACGCCGTGATCTCGCAGGAGAACAAGACGTTCTACTCCGACAGCGGCATCGACCCCAAGGGCATCGCCCGCGCCGTGTTCAACATGGCCAAGGGCGGTGACACGCAGGGCGGCTCCACCATCACCCAGCAGTACGTGAAGAACGCGATGCTGAACGACCAGTCGCAGACGGTCTCCCGCAAGGTCAAGGAGATCTTCGTCTCGATCAAGGTCGGCGCCGAGGAACCGAAGGACAAGATCCTCGAGGGCTACCTGAACTCCGCCTACTACGGCCGCGGTGCCTACGGCATTCAGGCGGCGGCACGGGCGTACTTCAACGTGGACGCCGTCGACCTCAACCCCGGCCAGTGCGCCTTCCTGTCCGCGGTGCTCAAGGGCGCGACGTACTACGACCCGGCGGGTTCGATCTCGATCGACCCGTCGGCCACGCCCGACGCCAACAAGAAGCGGGCGCACAGCCAGATGCAGGACACCCTCGACAAGATGGTCGAGTACGGGCATCTGAGCCAGCAGGAGCGGGCCAAGTACCCCGAGCTGCCCAAGGTGAAGAATCCGCAGTCGAACGCGCAGCTGGGCGGCCAGATCGGCTACCTCGTCAGGCTCGCCAAGTCCTCCGTGGTCAGGAGCGGCGTGGTGTCGGAGCAGCAGCTGGAGAAGGGCGGCTACTCGATCTACACGACCTTCGACAAGAAGAAGGTCGATGAGCTCGAGAAGGCGGTGCAGAAGGTCTACAAGGAGAGGATCGACCCCAAGAAGCGCCCTGACACGGACACCCACGTCCAGTTCGGCGGGGCTTCCATCGACACCGCGACCGGGGCGATCAAGGCCATCTACGGCGGTGAGGACGCCACCAAGCACTTCACCAACAACGCCGATGTGACCGGTGCCCAGGTCGGTTCGACGTTCAAGCCGTTCGTGCTCGCGGCGGCCATGAAGTGGGGTGTGCGCGACCCGGACCTCGGCGAGGTCCAGGCCCAGGACGAACGCACTGTCGTCTCTCCGAAGAGCCTCTACAGCGGCAAGAACAACCTCAAGATCAATAATTACGACGGGTCGATCTGGGAGAACGAGAAGGGCGAGCAGTGGCGTCAGGAGAACGACGGCAAGAAGAACGCGACTGCCGGTAGCCCGCCCGACTTCAAGATCGACCTGCGGGAGGCGATGCGCGAGTCGATCAACTCCGCCTTCGTGCAGCTCGGCATGGATGTCGGCCTGGACAAGGTGAAGGAGTCCGCCATCGACGCCGGGCTCCTGGAGGACAGTCTGGCGGGCTCCGGCTACCCGTCCTTCTCCATCGGTGTCTCGGACCCCAGTGCCATCCGCATGGCGGGCGCGTACGCCACCTTCGCCGACAGCGGCAAGCAGCGCGAGCCGTACTCGGTGACGAAGGTGTCGAACAAGGACGGCACGATCTACACGCACAAGGTCGAGGAGAAGCAGGCCTTCACCGCGAAGGTCGCGGACAACGTCACGGACGTCCTGAAGACGGTCGTCGACAAGGGAACGGGCACCAACGCCCAACTGCCCGGCCGCGAGGTGGCGGGCAAGACCGGTACCACGGACGGCAACAAGTCCGCCTGGTTCGTCGGTTACACCCCTCAGCTGTCGACCGCGATCAGCATGTACCGCTACCCGGACGACGAGACCATCAAGGACCGCAAGTTCCTGGAGATGTACGGAACGGGCGACGAGACGAAGATCCACGGTGCTTCCTTCCCGTCCACGATCTGGCAGGACTACATGTCGGAGGCGGTGAAGGGCCTGAAGGTGGAGAAGTTCCCGAAGCCGGAGCCCATCGGCGAGGTCCTCAACGACGCGCCGTCGCCGACCCCCACACCCTCGCCCTCGCCCTCCGCCTCCGAGACCGAGGAGAGCAGCCCGTCACCGAGTCCCTCGCCCAGCGAGACGGAGACCAGCCCCTCGCCGCCGGCGCCGACGCAGACGTGTGGGGTCATCGACTGGAACTGCGACGACGGGAACGACGGAGGGAACGGCCCTGGAGGCAACGGCCCGGGCGGCTCGGACGGAAGTGAATCGCCTTCGCCGTCGGCCAGCGAGACGGAGGAAGGCGGCAACAACGGAAACAGCCGGGGAAACACCATCTGGGGAGCCAACGGCTAG